A part of Maridesulfovibrio hydrothermalis AM13 = DSM 14728 genomic DNA contains:
- the cas3f gene encoding type I-F CRISPR-associated helicase Cas3f, which translates to MNVLLISKCSKNGAKETRRIIDQFAMRIGTDSWQTSITQRGLDTLRKMLRKTARKNTAVACHWIRKKNHSELMWIVGNQSAFNDQGAVPTNYSYNNILRAGDENDWNSLESIRLLTVVAALFHDAGKASIHFQNKLKNSAFIADPYRHEWVSLRIFQNFVKKRTDAEWIASLANGDFSNLWRFSDSFVMDGLSEKPCNPFTKIDNMAALVSWLIVSHHRIPVPTTDTLTQAQLQRLPKRISANWIGTALGVDDKALKNNWSFNSSPFTCAMWEKQMKRAASKILARQDMFTQPWLDNSFAVHISRLALVMADHYYSSLTDSKDRIAVLDEGLFANTKRGPNNKSMLNQGLSEHLIGVAGKSSLFLHQLPNLRKHLPRISRHKGFIRRTSIKQFQWQNKCYDLAKSIGPRSADHGFFGINMGSTGCGKTFANGRIMYGLGNCAQGVRFTYALGLRTLTLQTGQAYREMLSLSDEELAVLVGGGAVRKIYEHQQNNQQVNPENIKNPHTKTNFLLDDNSHVLYEGTTDTTALAGWFDNNLRSKKLISAPITICTIDHLMPATESLKGGHQIPPMLRLLTSDLILDEPDDFSLADLHGLTRLVNWAGMLGSRVLLSSATMPPSFVEGLYESYLAGQKNFRKNCGTVAEEAPICCAWFDEFSSVSKDVASAEDFANAHSKFVDNRCKKISATNQRKRGVIVPVLDSEKNESPYRKIATSVLKYSKELHDNHHCINPDSSKKVSFGLVRMANITPLVETVKELSNMEAPTDTQIHICCYHSQYPLLVRSAIEGRLDCVLKRTSEHSVFENETVCIALDNSPAKNHIFIILATAVAEVGRDHDYDWAVIEPSSMRSIIQLAGRVWRHRKDKQCTEPNIYILEKNIKELKNENVVFTKPGFEEKEHKLTSHNLNDVLTEDQYLEINSLPRIKERDELKPKNNLVDLEHFQIRNTMVSRELAYDDESDGADRWWTSRANLSGYLQKTKRFRAGEKNSRYCCALEDEYSEPRFTGFNDNGEEIDCNYLFRDEGLDLEHGKSIQFWQGLEFKDAAVALAESLDMEIEECTKIFGQFALRESGEETGWLYHPRLGFYAE; encoded by the coding sequence GTGAATGTCCTTCTCATTTCAAAGTGTTCAAAAAACGGTGCGAAAGAGACACGCAGAATAATCGACCAATTCGCCATGCGAATAGGAACTGATAGCTGGCAAACTTCCATTACGCAAAGAGGTCTTGATACCTTGCGTAAAATGCTCAGGAAAACAGCCCGAAAGAACACGGCGGTAGCCTGTCACTGGATTCGCAAAAAGAATCATAGCGAACTAATGTGGATTGTTGGTAACCAGTCGGCCTTTAATGACCAAGGTGCAGTTCCAACAAACTACAGTTATAATAATATACTCCGCGCAGGAGATGAAAATGACTGGAATTCTCTGGAATCGATAAGGCTCCTCACAGTTGTTGCTGCACTTTTTCATGATGCAGGTAAAGCCAGTATTCATTTTCAAAATAAATTAAAAAACTCTGCTTTCATTGCCGATCCATATCGCCACGAATGGGTATCGCTCAGAATATTTCAAAATTTTGTGAAGAAGCGCACAGACGCAGAGTGGATAGCCAGCCTTGCAAATGGAGATTTTAGCAATCTCTGGAGATTTTCCGACTCTTTTGTAATGGACGGTCTTTCCGAGAAACCCTGCAACCCATTTACGAAAATAGATAACATGGCAGCTCTGGTTAGCTGGCTAATAGTCAGTCATCACAGAATACCAGTTCCTACTACCGACACTTTAACCCAAGCTCAGCTTCAAAGGCTGCCTAAGCGAATATCTGCAAACTGGATCGGAACCGCCCTCGGGGTTGATGACAAAGCCTTAAAGAATAATTGGTCTTTTAACTCTAGCCCTTTTACCTGCGCCATGTGGGAAAAACAGATGAAAAGGGCTGCATCCAAAATTTTAGCCCGGCAGGACATGTTCACCCAGCCTTGGCTTGATAATAGCTTCGCCGTCCATATTTCGCGTCTCGCACTTGTTATGGCTGACCATTATTATTCAAGCCTTACGGACTCTAAAGATAGAATAGCCGTTTTGGATGAAGGTCTTTTTGCCAATACAAAACGCGGACCAAATAATAAATCTATGCTGAACCAAGGTCTTTCCGAACATCTGATAGGGGTGGCGGGAAAATCCAGTCTATTTCTGCACCAGTTGCCAAACCTCAGAAAGCATCTTCCGCGAATCAGTCGTCATAAAGGTTTTATCCGTCGGACAAGTATCAAGCAGTTTCAATGGCAGAATAAATGTTACGATCTAGCAAAATCAATTGGCCCGCGATCAGCTGATCACGGTTTTTTCGGAATCAATATGGGGTCTACGGGATGCGGTAAAACTTTTGCCAACGGCCGCATAATGTACGGCCTTGGAAATTGCGCGCAAGGAGTGCGGTTTACTTACGCTCTTGGGCTACGGACTCTGACCTTGCAGACTGGCCAAGCATACCGCGAAATGCTTTCCCTTAGCGACGAAGAACTGGCTGTACTTGTAGGGGGCGGCGCGGTTCGGAAAATTTATGAGCATCAGCAAAACAACCAGCAAGTCAATCCGGAAAATATTAAAAATCCCCACACTAAAACCAATTTTCTTTTAGATGATAATAGTCATGTCCTTTACGAGGGGACCACAGACACAACCGCTTTGGCTGGTTGGTTTGATAATAATTTGCGCTCAAAAAAGCTGATCTCTGCTCCTATTACTATCTGCACCATTGATCACTTGATGCCCGCAACAGAATCATTGAAAGGCGGACATCAGATTCCACCCATGTTGCGTTTGCTGACTTCTGATCTGATCCTAGACGAGCCTGACGACTTTTCCCTTGCCGATCTGCACGGACTTACCAGATTAGTAAACTGGGCAGGCATGCTCGGTAGCCGTGTACTGCTCTCCTCTGCCACCATGCCGCCATCTTTTGTCGAAGGACTGTATGAAAGTTATCTTGCTGGACAAAAAAATTTCCGTAAAAATTGTGGAACTGTTGCAGAGGAAGCGCCCATTTGCTGTGCATGGTTTGATGAATTCTCATCCGTATCAAAGGATGTAGCATCAGCGGAGGATTTTGCTAATGCACATAGTAAATTTGTGGATAATCGGTGCAAAAAAATCTCCGCTACTAATCAGCGCAAACGAGGGGTAATTGTACCGGTATTAGACTCTGAAAAGAATGAATCCCCTTACAGGAAGATCGCAACATCGGTTTTAAAATATAGCAAGGAACTGCACGATAACCACCACTGCATTAATCCAGATTCATCCAAGAAAGTCAGCTTCGGGCTTGTGCGCATGGCAAATATAACACCTCTTGTAGAGACTGTTAAAGAGCTGTCTAATATGGAAGCTCCTACTGATACACAAATTCATATCTGTTGTTACCACTCACAGTATCCGCTGCTGGTCCGGTCCGCCATTGAAGGACGACTGGATTGCGTTCTTAAACGAACATCCGAGCATAGTGTATTTGAAAATGAAACCGTCTGTATAGCTCTTGATAATTCGCCTGCGAAGAACCATATTTTTATTATTCTAGCCACGGCGGTGGCAGAAGTCGGGCGCGATCACGACTACGACTGGGCTGTGATAGAACCTTCATCCATGCGCTCAATTATCCAACTTGCGGGACGGGTCTGGCGGCATCGCAAGGATAAGCAATGCACTGAACCTAATATTTATATTTTAGAAAAAAACATTAAAGAACTTAAAAATGAAAATGTCGTTTTTACTAAACCCGGATTTGAAGAGAAAGAGCACAAACTAACCAGCCACAATTTAAATGATGTGCTGACAGAAGATCAATATTTAGAAATAAATTCCCTGCCAAGAATTAAAGAGAGGGACGAGCTGAAGCCTAAAAATAATCTTGTTGACCTTGAACATTTCCAGATCCGAAACACTATGGTCAGCCGTGAGCTTGCATATGACGATGAATCTGACGGAGCGGACAGATGGTGGACAAGCCGCGCAAACCTATCTGGATATTTACAGAAAACTAAGCGTTTCCGTGCAGGTGAAAAAAACAGTCGCTACTGCTGCGCCTTAGAAGATGAATATAGTGAACCTAGGTTCACTGGATTTAACGATAATGGTGAAGAAATTGACTGTAATTATTTGTTCAGAGACGAAGGATTAGATCTTGAACACGGAAAATCTATCCAGTTCTGGCAGGGACTGGAATTTAAAGATGCAGCAGTTGCTCTGGCAGAGTCGTTAGATATGGAAATTGAAGAATGCACAAAAA
- a CDS encoding bacteriohemerythrin, with the protein MTKINPHDPLHTGIGIIDSQHQMFFTLLKKIKDHNFKQNPDGLSDIIDELHLYTLFHFETEEKLLEEYNAPEIEKHKKMHAMMADKIEEYRLHIMTDSCILTEEISIFLENWLVDHIQNTDIKAFASI; encoded by the coding sequence ATGACAAAAATAAATCCCCATGACCCGCTTCACACCGGCATTGGAATAATAGACAGCCAGCACCAGATGTTTTTTACCCTTCTCAAAAAGATAAAAGATCACAATTTCAAGCAAAATCCAGATGGCTTGTCAGATATAATTGACGAACTGCATCTTTACACTCTTTTCCATTTTGAAACAGAAGAAAAACTTCTCGAAGAATACAACGCCCCAGAGATTGAAAAACACAAAAAGATGCATGCAATGATGGCTGACAAGATTGAAGAATACAGACTTCATATTATGACTGATTCATGCATCTTAACAGAAGAAATAAGTATTTTTCTTGAGAACTGGCTTGTAGATCATATCCAGAACACTGATATAAAGGCTTTTGCATCAATTTAA
- a CDS encoding ATP-binding protein, with translation MTKPLSSPKLFLAQLTLPVNRTMIRAAVECAAQVGNILSFDEADNYTLQVAVEEAVCNAIDHFSGLPGEDERVHLEFYVEAGLLIVSIREKGIPFNLSHADKYTPEDLEGMSKPGLGMLLMHKGMESVELFVHGREGKETRLTKKLAYGALPDSLRNRRSVKRKRETVKNYIIRPACIEELPDICQLAWKCYGYTQEKFLYDIDALTEKFASGEFKSIIAIDTDRNIIIGHVGLKYHDPAVKVSELGLAFVDPAFRCSGVSRDLGPFSRKIAMENGDAGIFDCSVTTHTFSQKAIQEYFGSSPCSLFLGIVVSDMEVKGLTVSKQLKGSTLNHYYAFDHSGKTIYIPQHHHKMVQEIYEWMDVPRSFGKPEKIAPSSDSSLNVFDLPDGLNVSFLIVNNIGENSFNEIEEAFQQCRRSRKDAVYAFLPSGVPFSPYLVEQLEKRGFSFAGIMPHIHNGDDRIILQWVDVPLDMDAIHVYGDRARRLFSYIKDELKRVDASI, from the coding sequence ATGACTAAGCCGCTTTCCAGCCCTAAATTGTTTTTGGCGCAACTGACATTGCCGGTAAATCGTACTATGATTCGCGCAGCTGTTGAATGTGCGGCTCAAGTTGGTAATATTCTTTCTTTTGATGAAGCAGATAATTATACATTGCAGGTTGCTGTGGAAGAAGCCGTTTGTAATGCGATTGATCATTTTTCCGGATTGCCCGGGGAGGACGAACGGGTTCATCTGGAGTTTTATGTTGAAGCAGGACTCTTAATCGTCTCTATCCGCGAGAAAGGTATTCCTTTTAATCTCAGTCATGCCGATAAATATACTCCTGAAGATCTGGAAGGTATGAGCAAACCGGGACTCGGCATGCTCCTCATGCATAAAGGGATGGAGTCGGTAGAGCTTTTTGTTCATGGGCGCGAGGGGAAAGAAACCCGTCTGACTAAAAAACTTGCATATGGTGCGTTGCCGGATTCTTTGCGAAACAGGAGAAGTGTAAAACGTAAGCGGGAAACAGTAAAAAATTATATTATCCGTCCAGCCTGTATAGAAGAGCTTCCTGATATTTGCCAGCTGGCTTGGAAATGTTACGGTTATACTCAGGAAAAATTTCTTTATGACATTGATGCGTTGACCGAAAAATTTGCATCCGGCGAGTTCAAATCAATAATCGCAATAGACACGGATAGAAATATCATTATCGGGCATGTAGGGCTGAAATATCATGATCCGGCTGTTAAGGTATCTGAACTCGGTCTGGCATTTGTTGACCCTGCATTCAGATGTTCAGGGGTATCAAGGGATTTAGGACCTTTTTCCCGCAAAATTGCAATGGAAAATGGTGATGCCGGTATTTTCGACTGCTCCGTCACTACTCATACTTTTTCTCAAAAAGCGATTCAGGAATATTTCGGATCGTCTCCATGCAGCCTTTTTCTTGGAATTGTCGTATCAGATATGGAAGTCAAAGGTCTGACTGTCAGTAAGCAATTGAAAGGTTCAACCCTTAATCATTACTATGCCTTCGATCATTCAGGAAAGACCATTTACATACCACAGCACCATCATAAAATGGTGCAGGAAATATATGAATGGATGGATGTTCCGAGGTCTTTCGGTAAACCTGAAAAAATAGCTCCGTCCTCCGATTCGTCACTTAATGTATTTGACCTGCCGGACGGACTGAATGTATCTTTTTTAATTGTAAACAACATCGGCGAAAATTCTTTTAATGAAATAGAAGAAGCTTTTCAGCAATGCAGGAGATCACGTAAAGACGCTGTATATGCCTTCCTGCCCAGTGGTGTCCCTTTCTCACCATATTTAGTTGAACAACTTGAAAAAAGGGGTTTTTCTTTTGCCGGAATCATGCCTCATATCCATAATGGAGACGATAGAATAATTTTGCAATGGGTGGATGTTCCACTTGATATGGATGCAATCCATGTCTATGGAGACCGGGCTAGAAGATTATTTTCTTATATCAAAGATGAGCTTAAGCGGGTTGACGCATCAATTTAA
- a CDS encoding DUF6933 domain-containing protein: MPYIGCTKKLLNELKVNDCAEQSDFRGLRGWHGNTFRLYRSKAVLLVNDQTRFAIFIPRLVKKDFSNFDPIFRDRFKEALEWTNADAGLVAKALLQCGGCTYGKTHNRSVLGTMNDMKQAIEHILWYKFDRLPKTPEEIRYVTMHLNKTPYQGKDLNKYVFAAVNMRQMLTEL; encoded by the coding sequence ATGCCATACATAGGTTGTACTAAGAAGTTATTAAATGAGTTAAAAGTCAATGATTGCGCTGAACAGTCCGATTTTAGGGGATTGCGTGGCTGGCATGGTAACACCTTTCGGCTTTATCGCAGTAAGGCAGTATTATTGGTTAATGACCAAACCAGATTCGCAATTTTTATTCCACGGCTTGTAAAAAAAGATTTTTCAAATTTTGATCCAATTTTCCGTGATAGATTCAAAGAGGCTCTGGAGTGGACAAATGCTGATGCAGGGTTGGTTGCCAAGGCTTTGCTACAGTGCGGCGGATGTACTTATGGCAAGACGCACAACCGGAGCGTGCTGGGAACCATGAATGATATGAAACAGGCAATTGAACATATACTTTGGTATAAGTTCGATCGTCTGCCGAAAACTCCAGAAGAGATAAGGTATGTAACTATGCATTTGAACAAAACCCCTTATCAGGGGAAGGATTTGAATAAATATGTATTTGCTGCTGTGAACATGCGTCAAATGCTTACAGAATTGTGA
- the folP gene encoding dihydropteroate synthase, with translation MNRNYSWTIKGGRVLGPAPFFIAGIVNVTPDSFYDGGKNFDPRHAIMHGRQLIKQGADILDVGGESTRPFADPVSTADELARVVPVIKELSREHVVSVDTVKSEVARAAIEAGASIVNDVSAFAQDPALLEVVADLKPGYVLMHSQGSPEKMQLSPHYDNVIKEILSFFKKSLEKLVKSGLPEDHIVVDPGIGFGKTLEHNLEILRNIDKIANLGFPVYMGLSNKSVWGKLLGLEPDERKNATQAATAVLAARGVPIHRVHEVELTRQTLKIVQEISGAY, from the coding sequence ATGAACCGCAATTATTCATGGACCATAAAGGGGGGCAGGGTGTTAGGCCCTGCCCCTTTTTTTATTGCAGGTATTGTTAATGTCACCCCGGATTCGTTTTATGACGGGGGAAAGAATTTTGATCCCCGGCATGCCATTATGCACGGACGGCAACTCATAAAACAGGGCGCGGATATTCTTGATGTCGGCGGGGAGAGTACCAGACCTTTTGCCGATCCTGTTTCTACCGCTGATGAACTCGCCAGAGTCGTTCCGGTCATCAAAGAGCTTAGCCGTGAACATGTTGTTTCAGTTGATACGGTAAAGAGTGAAGTAGCCCGCGCGGCAATTGAAGCAGGTGCTTCAATTGTGAATGATGTTTCAGCTTTTGCTCAAGATCCGGCTCTTTTAGAAGTAGTGGCGGATTTGAAGCCCGGATATGTTTTGATGCATAGTCAGGGATCGCCTGAAAAGATGCAATTATCTCCGCATTATGATAATGTTATTAAAGAGATTTTAAGTTTTTTTAAAAAAAGTCTTGAAAAACTCGTAAAATCAGGCTTACCCGAAGACCATATAGTTGTTGATCCCGGTATAGGTTTCGGAAAAACTCTGGAGCATAATCTGGAGATTTTACGAAATATTGATAAGATCGCAAATCTTGGTTTTCCGGTCTATATGGGGCTTTCAAATAAGTCCGTATGGGGTAAGCTTTTAGGCCTTGAGCCGGATGAACGGAAGAATGCCACGCAGGCTGCTACGGCGGTCCTTGCTGCACGGGGTGTGCCTATACACAGGGTTCATGAGGTGGAGCTGACCCGCCAGACTTTGAAAATTGTACAGGAGATAAGCGGGGCGTATTAA
- a CDS encoding MFS transporter, giving the protein MKPDEKLFNLGFIILSGLVLFLFINLAVFYSLYNYLETLPIARQWHGLLIGLLSLTALILRPFIITVLTPHNAIRGITSGLLLIIVSLLLYEHIDSFTMMFLLRILHGAAYVLAVSSAVTLLIIFLPPQRSGQGFGVISIVILLPFALVPLVVEKIFTGVSPGMIYSYTAVFMVPPLLLVIPLSRELKKRTGTAIEMLKESLPKGSIKNNISQPDVLCLLIVNAVISMVYALIFYFLKTFCTETGLGNSGLFFSIAMGTMVVLRLLLGPLLDRFNKAGLTIGSLLVMTVGLLLLIHVDTIEGFYFTAVVYGTGVGIAVPLMNSLMFIISRPDYRGLNTNLMLEMVDAGYFVGPALCGFAIASGLSRITILYCCAGLLVAAACMLLFFLRLTKAKERVYD; this is encoded by the coding sequence ATGAAACCGGACGAAAAACTTTTCAACCTTGGCTTTATCATACTGAGCGGGTTGGTCCTTTTTTTATTTATTAATCTGGCTGTTTTCTATTCTCTTTATAATTATCTGGAAACGCTTCCTATTGCCAGACAGTGGCATGGACTGCTTATAGGTCTTTTGTCCCTTACCGCGCTGATTCTCCGTCCATTTATAATCACTGTTTTGACTCCTCATAATGCTATACGGGGAATTACAAGCGGATTGCTGCTGATTATTGTATCACTTTTACTTTATGAGCATATTGATTCATTTACTATGATGTTTTTGCTGCGTATCTTGCACGGCGCGGCTTATGTTCTGGCCGTGTCGTCAGCAGTCACCTTGTTAATTATTTTTCTGCCACCGCAGAGAAGCGGGCAGGGATTCGGGGTGATCAGTATCGTGATACTGCTTCCTTTTGCATTGGTTCCGCTGGTTGTAGAAAAAATATTTACCGGTGTTTCGCCCGGGATGATCTATTCTTATACTGCGGTGTTCATGGTTCCGCCCCTTCTTTTGGTTATTCCACTTTCGCGGGAACTTAAAAAAAGAACGGGGACAGCCATAGAGATGCTGAAAGAAAGTCTGCCAAAAGGGAGCATTAAAAATAATATCTCTCAGCCGGATGTGCTTTGCCTGCTTATTGTAAATGCCGTTATTTCTATGGTTTACGCGCTTATTTTTTATTTTCTTAAAACTTTTTGTACTGAGACAGGTCTCGGTAACTCCGGTCTGTTTTTTTCTATAGCCATGGGAACAATGGTTGTATTAAGACTCCTGCTGGGGCCTTTGCTTGACAGATTCAACAAAGCGGGGTTGACAATAGGCAGCCTGCTGGTGATGACAGTGGGGCTGCTGTTACTTATTCATGTTGATACGATTGAAGGGTTTTATTTTACCGCAGTTGTGTACGGAACAGGAGTCGGTATTGCCGTTCCCCTTATGAACAGTTTAATGTTTATTATCAGTCGTCCTGATTATCGTGGTCTCAACACTAACTTAATGCTTGAAATGGTTGATGCCGGATACTTTGTCGGACCTGCACTATGTGGTTTTGCGATTGCATCGGGACTGTCCAGAATAACGATTTTATACTGTTGCGCTGGATTATTAGTCGCAGCTGCGTGTATGCTTTTATTTTTCCTAAGATTAACCAAAGCAAAAGAGAGAGTTTATGACTAA
- the cas1f gene encoding type I-F CRISPR-associated endonuclease Cas1f — MIAKKTQLNYTVNMNSTSPSELKSILHSKRANLFYLEHCRVLVKDGRVEYVTTLGKKSLYWNIPIANTTNILLGSGTSVTQAAMRELAKAGVLVGFCGGGGTPLFNSNEAYCDINWFLPQSEYRPTEYMQRWISLWSDEKKRFLVGKEFQRLRLERVKSLWSKTKLFADNGFTFDPIELDDRLNNSLKNIENCSTQVELLTEEARLTKHLYRIAVDAVAYGNFVRAKRGTGMDPANSFLDHGNYLAYGLGATATWVLGIPHGLAVLHGKTRRGGLVFDVADLVKDSTILPQAFLSAMQGDSRREFRQSCIENLLQTKALDFMIDTIKSVSMKYGIA, encoded by the coding sequence ATGATTGCAAAAAAAACACAATTAAATTATACTGTAAATATGAATAGCACATCGCCATCCGAGTTGAAATCAATCTTGCACTCCAAAAGGGCCAACCTGTTTTATCTTGAACATTGCCGTGTACTGGTTAAAGATGGGAGGGTTGAGTATGTAACGACCCTTGGTAAAAAATCTTTATATTGGAATATCCCCATTGCCAACACTACTAATATTTTGCTTGGAAGCGGCACTTCCGTAACTCAGGCGGCCATGCGGGAACTTGCCAAGGCCGGAGTACTTGTCGGTTTTTGCGGTGGTGGCGGTACTCCCTTATTTAATAGCAATGAAGCTTATTGTGATATCAACTGGTTCTTGCCTCAGAGCGAATATCGACCAACTGAATATATGCAACGATGGATATCTCTCTGGTCTGATGAAAAAAAACGGTTTTTAGTTGGCAAAGAGTTTCAAAGATTACGTTTAGAGCGCGTAAAATCACTCTGGTCAAAGACCAAATTATTTGCGGATAACGGTTTTACTTTTGACCCAATCGAGCTTGACGACAGGTTAAATAATTCCCTGAAAAATATAGAAAACTGTTCTACTCAAGTAGAACTTTTAACGGAAGAAGCCAGACTTACCAAGCATCTTTACCGCATTGCTGTAGATGCAGTGGCCTATGGAAATTTCGTCCGAGCTAAGCGTGGTACGGGTATGGATCCTGCTAATTCATTTCTCGACCATGGCAATTACCTTGCTTATGGATTAGGAGCCACAGCTACTTGGGTACTTGGTATTCCACATGGCCTGGCCGTATTACATGGGAAAACTCGTCGCGGGGGGCTTGTTTTTGATGTTGCAGATCTTGTTAAAGATTCGACCATATTGCCACAGGCATTTTTGTCGGCAATGCAAGGCGACAGTCGTCGGGAATTTCGACAGAGCTGCATAGAAAATCTGCTCCAAACTAAAGCGTTAGACTTCATGATTGACACGATTAAAAGTGTATCTATGAAATATGGTATAGCCTAG
- the ftsH gene encoding ATP-dependent zinc metalloprotease FtsH: protein MNSFAKNLLVWVTIMLVMIVLFNLFNQPQTSQLKLSYTDFLMKVDEGEVIQVKIQGEKISGLMVGDKSFVTYNPDDPSLVQNLIKNKIEVIAEPAEDAPWYMTLFISWFPMLLLVGVWVFFMRQMQGGGGGRGGAMSFGRSKARMINEETARVTFDDVAGVDEAKAELEEVVQFLSEPKKFTRLGGRIPKGVLLVGPPGTGKTLLARAVAGEAGVPFYSISGSDFVEMFVGVGASRVRDLFAQGKKNAPCLIFIDEIDAVGRQRGAGLGGGHDEREQTLNQLLVEMDGFESNEGVILIAATNRPDVLDPALLRPGRFDRQVVVPTPDVQGRAHILKVHTRKTPLAGEIDLDIIARGTPGFSGADLENLVNEAALYAAKNNQDHVLMVDFEEAKDKVLMGRERRSLILTDKEKKTTAYHEAGHALIARLLENTDPVHKVTIIPRGRALGVTQQLPVDDRHNYSKDYLEDTLVMLLGGRVAEELILNQMTTGASNDIERATKMARSMVCQWGMSEKLGPMTFGETNEQVFLGKDFGQQKDFSEDTSRLIDSEVRRIIDTAHETARSLLADHEEDLHNLAEALLERETISGAEIDILVEGGTLPPLEPVSTAKSASAARRGYGSTGKAGYTPVDAPQKDKSTAEDVQDAESENKDDFSFEDQSENDEFKLSENATEESEKKADEAKASDDKKSSE, encoded by the coding sequence TTGAATAGTTTTGCCAAGAATCTCTTGGTCTGGGTCACCATCATGCTGGTTATGATTGTTTTATTCAATCTGTTTAATCAGCCGCAGACTTCCCAGCTCAAACTCTCTTATACTGATTTTCTTATGAAAGTTGATGAAGGAGAGGTTATACAGGTTAAGATTCAAGGGGAAAAGATCAGCGGTTTAATGGTTGGTGACAAGAGCTTTGTCACTTACAATCCTGATGATCCTTCCCTTGTACAGAACCTTATTAAAAACAAGATTGAAGTTATTGCGGAACCGGCAGAGGATGCCCCGTGGTACATGACTTTGTTCATATCATGGTTTCCGATGCTGCTGCTTGTCGGTGTCTGGGTTTTCTTCATGCGCCAAATGCAGGGCGGCGGTGGAGGGCGTGGCGGGGCCATGTCATTCGGTCGCTCTAAAGCCCGTATGATTAACGAAGAGACTGCACGAGTTACCTTTGACGATGTTGCCGGTGTTGATGAAGCAAAGGCCGAACTTGAAGAAGTCGTTCAGTTTTTGAGTGAACCTAAAAAATTCACCCGTCTAGGCGGACGTATTCCTAAGGGTGTGCTGCTTGTAGGCCCTCCCGGAACCGGTAAAACTCTGCTTGCCCGTGCTGTTGCCGGTGAAGCAGGTGTGCCTTTCTATTCTATTTCCGGTTCCGATTTTGTTGAAATGTTTGTCGGTGTCGGTGCTTCCCGTGTTCGTGATCTTTTCGCACAGGGAAAGAAGAATGCACCTTGTCTTATCTTCATTGATGAAATCGATGCAGTGGGACGTCAGCGTGGAGCAGGACTCGGCGGTGGGCACGATGAACGTGAGCAGACCTTGAACCAGCTTCTGGTTGAGATGGACGGTTTTGAGTCCAACGAAGGGGTTATCCTCATTGCAGCAACAAACAGACCTGACGTTCTTGACCCGGCTCTTCTCAGACCCGGACGTTTTGACAGGCAGGTTGTTGTGCCTACTCCTGATGTGCAGGGCCGGGCGCATATTCTCAAAGTTCATACCCGCAAAACCCCTCTTGCCGGTGAAATTGATCTTGATATTATCGCCCGCGGTACTCCCGGATTCTCCGGTGCAGACCTTGAGAACCTCGTTAACGAGGCAGCTCTTTACGCCGCTAAAAACAATCAGGATCATGTTCTGATGGTTGACTTTGAGGAAGCCAAAGACAAAGTTCTGATGGGCAGAGAACGGCGCAGCCTGATTCTTACCGATAAAGAAAAGAAAACGACTGCGTATCATGAAGCAGGGCATGCTCTTATTGCAAGACTGCTTGAAAATACTGATCCGGTTCATAAAGTTACCATTATTCCACGTGGCCGTGCTTTGGGTGTTACCCAGCAGTTACCAGTGGATGATCGCCATAACTATTCAAAAGATTACCTTGAGGATACTCTGGTAATGCTTCTTGGTGGACGTGTGGCTGAGGAATTGATTCTTAATCAGATGACTACTGGAGCCAGCAACGATATTGAAAGGGCCACCAAAATGGCTCGCAGTATGGTTTGCCAATGGGGTATGAGTGAAAAACTCGGTCCTATGACTTTCGGCGAAACCAATGAGCAGGTCTTTCTGGGTAAAGATTTTGGACAGCAGAAGGATTTCAGTGAAGATACTTCTCGTCTGATTGATTCAGAAGTCAGAAGAATCATTGATACTGCACATGAAACTGCAAGAAGCCTTTTAGCCGATCATGAAGAAGATCTTCATAATCTTGCTGAGGCTCTCCTTGAGCGTGAAACCATCTCCGGAGCGGAGATTGATATTCTTGTTGAAGGTGGAACACTGCCTCCTCTTGAACCAGTTTCAACGGCTAAATCTGCTTCTGCCGCCAGAAGAGGATACGGTTCTACCGGCAAGGCCGGATATACCCCTGTTGATGCTCCTCAAAAGGATAAGTCAACAGCAGAGGACGTTCAGGACGCTGAATCTGAAAATAAGGATGATTTTTCTTTTGAAGATCAATCCGAAAATGATGAATTCAAACTCTCTGAAAATGCCACTGAAGAATCCGAGAAAAAAGCTGACGAAGCAAAAGCTTCTGACGATAAAAAGAGTTCCGAATAA